The segment CCAGGCCGTGGAGCGGCTGCGCACCAGCATTCAGCAGCAGTTTCCCGACATTCGCCACGTCTTTATCCAGCCCGCCTTTTTGCAAAACGCCTGAGCAGAGCCGCCCCGGGGCGCTACTTCCGCATCGAAATGGTTACCACCTGGGCCGCCCCGTTGACGACAAACTTGCACTCGTCGAACTCCGGCGGGGCCAGCTTGGGGCGCACGTTGTTGGAAAAGGCGTAGGGCTCGGTCGGGATACCCATGAAGTTCTTGTCCACCAGGTCGTTGTCGTTCAAGTCCTGGGTCAGGGCCACGGCCCACTCCCCGTTGGGCAGGTCGATGGGCAGCGTAATCTGCTTGCTGCCCCCGGGCTTCACGTACTTGAGCAGGGTGTAATTGCCGCGCTTGAGAAAATTCTCCTTCACGTTGTAGAAGTACAGCTTCACTGTGGCCTTGGTGGAAGGCAAATCGGTGACGACTACCTGCACCGGGGCCGAGGTAGTGGGCGACGTTGCGGCGCTGAGCAGGGTGCAGCCGGCGGCCAGAAAAGCTACTGGGAGAATTTTCATGGAAGCGGGAAGGC is part of the Hymenobacter chitinivorans DSM 11115 genome and harbors:
- a CDS encoding DUF2141 domain-containing protein, translating into MKILPVAFLAAGCTLLSAATSPTTSAPVQVVVTDLPSTKATVKLYFYNVKENFLKRGNYTLLKYVKPGGSKQITLPIDLPNGEWAVALTQDLNDNDLVDKNFMGIPTEPYAFSNNVRPKLAPPEFDECKFVVNGAAQVVTISMRK